From the Cryptomeria japonica chromosome 2, Sugi_1.0, whole genome shotgun sequence genome, one window contains:
- the LOC131865844 gene encoding ankyrin repeat-containing protein NPR4-like, translated as MRNDLFVASENGDLETIQILYGQDSRVLSDITLRGDNALHIAAREGHEHIVGWILQVDSLEPSLVVARNEDDNTPLHEAAKCSNPDLVKILFDPKQSCASQLNKFGDTPLTIACKYGHEQTVKQLLDLEATYKGGKKN; from the coding sequence atgaggaATGATCTCTTCGTTGCTTCGGAAAATGGTGATcttgaaacaattcaaattttgtaTGGGCAGGACTCACGTGTTTTGTCTGACATTACTTTGCGAGGAGATAATGCCTTGCACATTGCTGCAAGGGAGGGCCATGAACATATTGTTGGCTGGATTCTTCAAGTGGATTCATTGGAACCCTCTTTGGTTGTTGCTCGAAACGAGGATGACAATACGCCATTGCACGAGGCTGCTAAATGCAGTAATCCAGATCTAGTCAAAATTCTCTTTGACCCCAAACAGAGTTGTGCCTCTCAGCTTAATAAGTTTGGAGACACACCTCTAACAATAGCTTGTAAATATGGCCACGAGCAAACAGTCAAACAATTGTTGGACTTGGAAGCAACTTACAAGGGAGGTAAGAAAAATTGA